A window of Thunnus thynnus chromosome 17, fThuThy2.1, whole genome shotgun sequence contains these coding sequences:
- the LOC137168669 gene encoding transmembrane protein 106B-like — translation MGTAPSSCVSGTESGCGHAEDDRPIIERDEIKRRSSSRRHSSGETVHCPTCQGTGRIPRGQESKLVAVIPCNDQRLKPRHTKLYVAVSVTVCLLVSSLVLFFLFPRSVILSPVAVKSSFVYFTKDGVQINITNVLNITNNNFATVQAYNLTVQALNFDTVVGAVSIKNVTFVNPLSIKMYSFVIPVKLTDTELSNYCKKASLPVHILYLHLQMAMTVYYLAHYEQLSLETYEYIDCGANSTIPHSVQPPPP, via the exons ATGGGCACTGCTCCCAGCAGCTGTGTCAGTGGCACTGAGAGTGGGTGTGGCCACGCAGAGGATGACCGGCCTATCATTGAGAGGGATGAGATCAAGAGGCGGAGCTCCAGCAGGAGGCACAGCTCAGGAGAGACGGTGCACTGTCCCACCTGCCAGGGTACTGGACGTATACCCAGAG GTCAGGAGAGCAAGCTGGTGGCTGTCATCCCCTGCAATGACCAGAGGCTGAAACCCAGACATAC GAAGTTGTACGTTGCTGTGTCTGTTACTGTGTGCCTCCTGGTCAGCTCCCTGGTGTTGTTCTTCCTGTTTCCCCGCTCTGTCATACTGTCTCCAGTGGCAGTCAAGTCATCCTTCGTTTACTTCACTAAAGATGGCGTCCAAATTAACATCACG AATGTCTTGAACATCACCAACAACAACTTTGCGACGGTGCAGGCCTACAACCTGACCGTGCAGGCCCTGAACTTTGACACGGTGGTGGGAGCAGTTTCCATCAAGAACGTCACATTTGTCAATCCTCTGTCAATCAAAATG TACTCCTTTGTGATCCCCGTCAAGCTGACGGACACTGAGCTGAG TAACTACTGTAAGAAAGCTTCATTGCCCGTCCACATTCTGTATCTGCACCTCCA GATGGCCATGACAGTTTACTACTTGGCCCACTACGAGCAACTCTCCCTGGAGACATACGAGTACATCGATTGTGGAGCAAACAGCACCATACCACACAGTGTGCAACCCCCACCTCCCTGA